One Lacipirellulaceae bacterium DNA window includes the following coding sequences:
- a CDS encoding menaquinone biosynthesis protein has translation MSALNETNEPLRIGAVNYLNTKPLVHGLAEDLPECALSFELPSQLAERLSAGELDVALAPCVELAKHPEWSIISTACIGCLGPVLSVQLLFRRPPAEVNTLALDEGSRTSVILSQILLHEACGVRPHLIPLPIQDDPLQVEADALLVIGDRAIDLDSDDFVERWDLGERWRDLTGLPFVFAMWMARPGAQAAYPGLGRVEQALDAARDRGEDALHEIAREQSPVMGLSEERILSYLRDNLNFYLGRPQRLGLAEFFRRAKALELIDQVPDFRFDDCTAN, from the coding sequence ATGTCCGCCCTCAACGAGACGAACGAACCCCTGCGAATTGGTGCGGTCAACTACCTCAACACCAAGCCACTTGTGCATGGGTTGGCGGAAGACTTGCCTGAGTGTGCACTGAGCTTCGAGTTGCCAAGCCAATTAGCCGAAAGACTCTCAGCGGGTGAGTTAGATGTCGCTTTGGCTCCATGCGTCGAGCTAGCGAAGCATCCGGAATGGTCGATTATTTCAACCGCTTGTATTGGATGCCTGGGCCCCGTCTTGAGCGTGCAGCTTCTCTTTCGACGACCTCCTGCTGAAGTGAACACACTTGCCTTGGATGAGGGCTCTCGAACCAGCGTCATCCTTTCCCAGATTCTACTTCACGAAGCATGTGGGGTTCGGCCTCATTTGATCCCGCTGCCCATCCAAGACGATCCCTTGCAAGTTGAAGCCGATGCCCTGCTGGTGATCGGAGATCGTGCCATTGATCTCGATTCGGACGATTTTGTTGAGCGGTGGGACTTGGGTGAGCGGTGGCGTGACCTGACCGGTTTGCCTTTTGTCTTTGCCATGTGGATGGCTCGGCCAGGGGCACAGGCCGCGTATCCTGGTTTAGGGCGAGTTGAACAGGCCCTGGACGCAGCGCGAGATCGCGGTGAGGATGCCCTTCACGAAATTGCACGTGAGCAATCCCCTGTCATGGGGCTGTCTGAAGAGCGTATCCTCAGCTATCTCCGCGACAATTTAAATTTTTATCTCGGTCGGCCTCAAAGGCTTGGGTTGGCGGAGTTTTTCCGCCGAGCCAAGGCCCTAGAACTGATTGACCAAGTACCAGACTTCCGTTTCGATGACTGCACTGCTAACTAA
- a CDS encoding ABC transporter ATP-binding protein, translated as MLQFDKVTRTYGDRVAVDGLDLRLEGGELFALLGHNGAGKTTTIKTLVGLLKPTSGTITVGPYDVVQQPRESSRLIGYVPDQPFLYDKLSGREFLKFVASMYGMNDAAAKSALQREAERFQLTDFLDRLTESYSHGMRQRTVFAAAMIHDPKVLVVDEPMVGLDPHSIRLVKDLLRGYVETGKTVFMSTHTLNVAEEIADRIGVMKAGHKLFEGSVQELRSLMPDSSDSLENLYLALMDQGRLLGDDAAKPTQTHESSESEQVR; from the coding sequence ATGCTCCAGTTTGATAAGGTAACGCGAACCTACGGTGATCGCGTTGCGGTCGATGGCCTGGACTTGAGACTGGAAGGTGGTGAGCTCTTCGCCTTGCTCGGTCATAACGGGGCAGGAAAAACCACCACGATTAAAACGCTGGTCGGGCTGCTCAAACCCACCTCCGGCACCATAACCGTTGGGCCATACGACGTCGTCCAGCAGCCCCGAGAATCGAGTCGGCTGATCGGCTACGTTCCTGACCAGCCCTTTCTCTATGATAAGCTGTCCGGGCGAGAATTCCTTAAATTCGTTGCAAGTATGTATGGCATGAACGATGCCGCAGCTAAGAGTGCATTGCAGCGAGAGGCTGAGCGGTTTCAGTTGACCGATTTTCTTGACCGACTCACTGAAAGCTACTCGCACGGCATGCGTCAGCGAACGGTTTTTGCCGCCGCAATGATTCACGACCCCAAGGTGCTGGTTGTTGACGAGCCCATGGTAGGGCTCGATCCCCACAGTATTCGCCTCGTTAAAGATCTTCTCCGTGGGTACGTTGAAACGGGCAAGACCGTATTCATGTCGACACATACCTTGAACGTTGCAGAAGAGATAGCCGATCGGATCGGCGTGATGAAGGCGGGGCACAAGCTGTTTGAAGGGAGTGTTCAAGAGCTTCGCAGTCTGATGCCTGACTCAAGCGATTCTTTGGAGAACCTCTATTTGGCATTGATGGACCAAGGCCGATTGCTCGGAGACGACGCGGCAAAGCCGACGCAGACTCATGAGTCATCTGAATCAGAGCAGGTAAGGTGA